The following proteins come from a genomic window of Myxosarcina sp. GI1:
- a CDS encoding glycosyltransferase family 4 protein has product MKILHICALGVTAQTLLLPQVDYLLARGLEVEIACSVDEGTKELREKGYIVHSIQIDRRIDPITNFKSILQLTKLIRQQQYDLVHVHTPIAAVLGRVAAKLAGVKRIVYTSHGLPFHDRSSPREYFLYSNIEKFCSSISDLIISQNHEDIATAKRLGIAPQKLKYLGNGVDLDRFNRHRLDERQQSQLRRSLNIPNSTELIIGTVGRLTRKKGMGYLIEAAARLIPQFPNLQITIVGGELNTDPEPFYDELVARITELGIANHVIFTGERKDIPELLGLMDIFTLPTFTHEGLPRSIVEAMAMSLPVVATDIRGCREIVQHERTGFVVPPEDSNSLAEALAKLLANAELRKAYGEAGRSRIEAEYDEKMVFERLAKFYQDLGIVIPH; this is encoded by the coding sequence GTGAAAATATTACACATTTGCGCTTTAGGCGTTACAGCCCAAACTCTATTACTACCCCAAGTTGACTATTTACTCGCACGGGGACTAGAAGTAGAAATTGCTTGTTCTGTAGATGAAGGGACTAAAGAATTAAGGGAAAAAGGCTATATAGTCCATTCCATTCAAATCGATCGCCGAATCGATCCGATTACTAACTTTAAAAGTATACTGCAACTTACAAAGTTGATTCGACAACAACAATACGATTTAGTTCACGTTCATACTCCTATTGCCGCAGTATTAGGAAGAGTTGCTGCCAAACTTGCAGGAGTCAAGCGAATTGTCTATACTTCTCACGGCTTACCTTTTCACGATCGCTCTAGCCCCAGAGAATATTTTCTCTATTCAAATATTGAGAAATTTTGCAGCAGCATTAGCGATTTAATTATCAGTCAGAATCATGAAGATATTGCTACTGCCAAACGTCTGGGAATTGCTCCTCAAAAACTCAAGTATTTAGGTAACGGAGTCGATCTAGATCGCTTCAATCGCCATCGTCTAGACGAACGACAACAAAGCCAATTGCGGCGATCGCTAAATATTCCTAATAGTACCGAACTTATTATCGGAACGGTGGGAAGATTGACCAGAAAAAAAGGGATGGGATATTTAATTGAGGCTGCCGCCAGATTAATTCCCCAATTTCCCAATCTACAAATCACGATCGTAGGCGGAGAGTTGAACACCGATCCAGAACCTTTTTATGATGAGCTTGTCGCCAGAATAACTGAGTTAGGTATTGCCAATCACGTAATTTTTACGGGTGAGAGAAAAGACATTCCCGAACTTTTGGGACTAATGGATATTTTTACTCTACCTACTTTTACTCATGAAGGATTACCCCGTTCTATTGTTGAAGCGATGGCAATGAGCCTTCCCGTAGTAGCTACAGATATTCGCGGTTGTCGAGAAATAGTGCAGCACGAGCGTACTGGATTTGTCGTACCACCCGAAGACAGCAATAGCTTGGCAGAAGCATTAGCTAAATTGCTTGCTAATGCTGAGTTGCGTAAAGCTTATGGTGAAGCTGGTAGAAGCAGAATCGAAGCAGAATACGATGAAAAAATGGTTTTTGAAAGATTGGCAAAATTTTATCAAGATTTAGGAATTGTTATTCCCCATTAA
- a CDS encoding glycosyltransferase — translation MKNLAARSSKLTNKNSTQIVVLHIITGLFTGGAEMMLYHLLSKTDRKQFQPVVISLMNKGTLGDRIEDLNIPLYTLKLDLGKPSLTVIPKLSKIIREIEPNVIQGWMYHGNLAAQFASFFAKGKISVFWGIHHSINSLASEKKLTQLLIRLGAVTARQVEKIIFVSSQSKLQHEKLGYPVNKSSVIPNGFDTNLFQPSNYARQSLRSELNLAANAIIIGSIARYHPMKDHANFLKAAALLLSKISDRDDVHFVLIGTQVDEWNQTLVKLIKTLKLETRTHLLGERQDISQLTPGFDLMTSSSAFGEAFPLIIGEAMSCAIPCVVTDVGDSAQIVGNTGKVVPPKDAEALATAWQELILLPPSEKQALGKAAREKIQQLFSLQAIVSQYENLYYRATSKVH, via the coding sequence ATGAAAAACTTAGCCGCTAGATCGTCAAAACTAACAAATAAAAATAGTACGCAAATAGTCGTGTTGCATATTATTACCGGGTTGTTTACAGGTGGAGCAGAAATGATGCTATATCATCTACTGTCTAAAACCGATCGCAAACAGTTTCAACCTGTAGTAATTTCATTGATGAATAAAGGTACTTTGGGCGATCGCATTGAAGATTTAAACATTCCTCTGTATACTCTAAAACTAGATTTAGGCAAACCAAGTTTGACTGTAATTCCAAAGTTATCAAAAATAATTCGAGAGATCGAACCAAATGTTATTCAAGGCTGGATGTATCACGGTAATCTAGCGGCTCAATTTGCTAGCTTTTTTGCAAAGGGTAAAATTTCCGTGTTTTGGGGAATACATCATTCAATTAACTCTTTAGCCTCAGAAAAAAAACTTACTCAGCTACTGATTAGATTGGGCGCGGTAACTGCTCGACAAGTAGAAAAAATCATTTTTGTGTCCTCTCAGAGTAAATTACAGCACGAAAAACTAGGGTATCCAGTCAATAAAAGTTCGGTCATTCCTAACGGCTTCGATACTAATTTATTTCAGCCATCAAACTACGCCAGACAAAGTTTGAGAAGCGAATTAAACTTAGCTGCCAATGCGATTATTATTGGCTCGATCGCTCGCTACCATCCTATGAAAGATCATGCTAATTTTCTTAAAGCGGCAGCTTTACTATTATCAAAAATTTCCGATCGTGATGACGTACACTTTGTACTTATTGGAACTCAAGTTGACGAATGGAATCAAACTTTAGTTAAACTAATCAAAACTTTGAAGCTGGAGACGCGAACGCATTTATTAGGCGAGCGTCAAGATATATCTCAACTTACACCAGGGTTCGATCTCATGACCTCATCTTCGGCTTTTGGCGAAGCTTTTCCTTTAATAATTGGGGAAGCTATGTCTTGCGCCATTCCTTGTGTGGTAACGGATGTGGGAGATTCTGCCCAGATTGTCGGCAATACTGGCAAAGTCGTTCCTCCCAAAGATGCTGAAGCCCTGGCAACTGCTTGGCAAGAATTAATTCTACTTCCTCCCAGTGAAAAACAAGCTTTAGGAAAGGCTGCCAGAGAAAAAATACAGCAGTTATTTTCCTTGCAAGCAATAGTTTCGCAATACGAAAACCTATATTATCGAGCCACAAGCAAAGTACACTAA
- a CDS encoding oligosaccharide repeat unit polymerase, which translates to MLLVTYLAAIICLILLEIARNKICKVDFLTLFNIFYILLYLMPMFMFASGIVDPIVSLGYTGYDRNTSLQILTAIFLSYFMVLAGFYNQSAAKIGKQIKLNNISDRKLLGIAVFFLFFATISLHVFGMQFGGFPVAIANANLIRNGALPGGSLTFFKRFVYFSFSSSYLLASYLFIKKTKKNKLKISFLFLSSLVVAFIASLVVAARSTMIVSFGIFYLVYVIQTKKWHLKYLVPIMILAIFIILYGKAFFFSLSGLPDGYHGIATKFSETIRDKESSNYSFVDLINTFAYPIQSLYAAFNETYELRLLSDWYYALLSFLPERLLNVETELPMSYYNTQYLVNTDEFDIPTGYIAACIYSFSWPGLVFFSFIYGWIGRYLQTMMQNYLSEIYWMPFIYILTAKVWTDLLTYGDPQTFLQTNFCFLVAIVLLIFISKTKPHKMKKYYEKLSR; encoded by the coding sequence ATGTTATTAGTTACGTATTTAGCTGCAATTATTTGCTTGATTTTATTAGAAATTGCTAGAAATAAAATCTGTAAAGTAGATTTTCTAACTTTGTTTAATATTTTCTATATACTGCTGTATTTGATGCCGATGTTTATGTTTGCTTCTGGCATCGTAGATCCCATTGTTTCTCTAGGATACACAGGTTACGATCGCAATACTAGCTTGCAAATACTTACGGCAATATTCTTGAGTTATTTTATGGTTTTAGCAGGCTTTTACAACCAAAGCGCAGCTAAAATTGGCAAACAAATTAAGCTTAATAATATTAGCGATCGCAAACTGCTGGGTATAGCAGTTTTTTTTCTATTTTTTGCCACAATATCTCTTCATGTTTTTGGTATGCAGTTTGGTGGTTTTCCTGTTGCAATTGCCAACGCAAACTTAATTAGAAACGGAGCCTTACCAGGAGGAAGCTTAACTTTTTTTAAAAGATTTGTTTATTTTTCATTTAGTTCATCTTATTTACTGGCATCATATCTTTTTATTAAAAAAACTAAGAAAAATAAGCTAAAAATAAGTTTTTTATTTTTGAGTTCATTAGTTGTTGCGTTCATAGCCTCTCTAGTAGTAGCAGCACGCTCGACGATGATCGTTTCTTTTGGAATATTTTACCTGGTATATGTGATTCAGACAAAAAAATGGCATCTCAAATACTTAGTGCCAATCATGATATTGGCTATTTTTATTATTTTGTATGGTAAAGCTTTTTTCTTTAGTCTTTCAGGATTACCCGATGGATATCATGGTATTGCAACTAAGTTTAGCGAAACTATTAGAGATAAAGAAAGCAGTAATTATAGTTTTGTCGATCTAATTAATACTTTTGCCTATCCCATACAGTCTTTATACGCTGCTTTTAACGAAACCTATGAATTGAGATTACTGAGCGATTGGTATTATGCATTGCTCTCTTTTCTACCTGAAAGATTACTAAATGTAGAAACAGAACTACCGATGTCTTATTACAATACTCAATATTTAGTTAATACCGATGAATTTGATATTCCTACTGGTTATATTGCTGCTTGTATTTATAGCTTTTCCTGGCCTGGTTTGGTTTTTTTTAGTTTTATATATGGTTGGATAGGTCGTTATTTACAAACTATGATGCAAAACTACCTCAGTGAAATATATTGGATGCCTTTTATATACATACTTACTGCCAAAGTATGGACTGATTTATTGACTTATGGAGATCCCCAGACTTTTTTACAAACTAACTTTTGTTTTTTAGTAGCGATTGTCTTGTTGATTTTTATCAGTAAAACAAAACCGCATAAAATGAAGAAATATTATGAAAAACTTAGCCGCTAG
- a CDS encoding glycosyltransferase, producing the protein MKRIAFFIPTLHGGGAEKVVINLLKVLQHQNLALDLVIATAEGPYLTQIPQAVRTIDLATGRVIKAILPLAKYLQNNRPQALISNMSHANLVAVVANKLSRFKTQVILVEHNTLSASQTKLLRAKPFPLLMRSIYPHADKIVGVSQAVSQDLELKLDLPKDTVETIYNPVVNEEILTLASAPLNHPWFKETTIPVFLAVGRLTPQKDFVSLIKAFALVRKQVMARLIVLGEGECRSELETTIAKLNLQQDVALPGFIDNPYAYMSRANCLILSSRWEGLGNVLIEAMACGCPVVATDCPSGPQEILASGKYGFLVPVGHPQELSAAMLQTLKTSIKKDLLIERARYFSVERAASKYLKLID; encoded by the coding sequence ATGAAACGAATTGCATTTTTTATTCCTACTTTACATGGTGGTGGTGCTGAAAAAGTAGTAATTAATTTACTTAAAGTACTTCAGCATCAAAATCTGGCTTTAGATTTAGTAATTGCTACAGCAGAAGGACCTTATCTGACTCAAATTCCTCAAGCGGTAAGAACAATCGATCTAGCAACGGGTAGAGTTATCAAGGCAATTTTACCTTTAGCTAAGTATTTGCAAAATAATCGTCCTCAGGCACTGATCTCCAATATGAGTCATGCCAATCTGGTAGCAGTAGTAGCAAACAAACTTTCTCGCTTTAAAACTCAAGTAATTTTGGTCGAGCATAACACTTTATCTGCCTCACAAACAAAGCTGTTAAGAGCTAAACCTTTTCCTTTGTTGATGAGATCGATCTATCCCCATGCTGATAAAATAGTCGGAGTTTCTCAAGCTGTATCCCAAGATTTAGAACTAAAACTTGACTTGCCTAAAGATACTGTTGAAACTATATATAATCCTGTTGTTAATGAAGAAATTTTAACTCTGGCTAGCGCACCTTTAAATCATCCATGGTTTAAAGAAACTACAATTCCTGTGTTTTTAGCTGTAGGTAGGCTTACTCCTCAAAAAGATTTTGTGTCATTAATTAAAGCTTTTGCTTTGGTTAGAAAACAAGTAATGGCACGATTGATTGTTTTAGGTGAGGGAGAATGCAGAAGTGAATTAGAAACCACAATTGCGAAACTCAATCTACAGCAAGATGTAGCTTTACCAGGCTTTATCGATAATCCATATGCCTACATGAGCCGAGCTAATTGTTTGATTCTCTCATCTCGCTGGGAGGGATTGGGAAATGTCCTAATTGAAGCAATGGCTTGTGGTTGTCCTGTAGTTGCTACCGATTGTCCTAGTGGTCCTCAAGAAATTTTAGCGTCGGGAAAATACGGGTTTCTAGTACCAGTAGGTCATCCACAAGAACTATCCGCAGCAATGCTGCAGACGCTGAAAACTTCTATAAAAAAAGATTTACTAATAGAAAGAGCCAGGTATTTTTCTGTAGAGCGAGCAGCATCAAAATATTTAAAATTAATTGACTAA
- the murJ gene encoding murein biosynthesis integral membrane protein MurJ: MKLMQLQALAIYWNKLTSGSASRKIFGAAITVGLCTALVKLAAMAKELVIAWRFGTSDEVDAFLIAMVFSSLVINIIAESLAPAFIPVYIKVIEREGKRSAQKLLEGVSISSLILLLVATILMVAIAPLCLPFVASGFDSDKLQLTFYLLCAIAPFTFLTGISVIWRAVLNARERFSLASLSPIMIPLTTIVLLFVAKSWGMFALAGGLVFGTIFILIILAIPLLRQNVSLLPKWNGLDKNLHLIVVQYFPIAAGSLLICSTAPVDQTMAAMLPAGSVAALNYGHRLISSFVSLVSTAISAAVIPYFSKMIARQNWQEVNRTLRQYMRAIFLVTVPLALLFIIFSKPLVQLVFQRGSFTAEDTLIVSQIQSLYAIKIPFYLGDLLLLRVISTMSKNHILSWVSAFNLLVNIVLNYIFMQWIGVKGIALSTSCVYVFSFLILGVFVSRQLKKYEQI, translated from the coding sequence ATGAAATTAATGCAGTTGCAGGCTCTAGCAATTTATTGGAACAAACTAACCAGTGGTTCTGCCAGTCGTAAAATTTTTGGTGCTGCCATTACTGTAGGGCTTTGTACTGCTTTAGTAAAGTTAGCCGCTATGGCTAAGGAATTAGTGATTGCTTGGAGATTTGGTACCAGCGATGAAGTGGATGCTTTTTTGATCGCAATGGTATTTTCTTCTTTAGTTATAAATATTATTGCCGAATCACTAGCACCTGCATTTATACCAGTTTACATCAAAGTTATAGAACGAGAAGGAAAAAGATCGGCACAGAAATTGTTGGAAGGAGTATCTATCTCTAGCCTGATATTATTGCTCGTAGCCACAATATTAATGGTTGCCATAGCTCCTTTATGTTTGCCATTCGTTGCTTCGGGATTCGACTCCGATAAGTTGCAACTCACCTTTTATCTGCTTTGCGCGATCGCCCCATTTACTTTTTTGACTGGAATATCGGTAATTTGGCGTGCGGTATTAAATGCTAGAGAACGGTTTTCTCTGGCATCACTTTCCCCGATTATGATTCCCCTAACCACTATTGTTTTGCTATTTGTTGCTAAATCATGGGGAATGTTTGCTTTGGCTGGTGGTTTGGTCTTTGGTACTATCTTTATCTTGATTATTTTAGCAATACCCCTTCTGCGTCAGAATGTTTCACTACTTCCTAAATGGAACGGTTTAGATAAAAATTTACATTTAATTGTCGTTCAATATTTTCCAATTGCAGCAGGTTCGTTATTGATTTGTAGCACTGCACCAGTAGATCAAACTATGGCTGCAATGTTACCAGCAGGTAGTGTTGCAGCACTTAATTATGGTCATCGATTGATTTCATCCTTCGTTAGCTTAGTAAGTACTGCCATTAGTGCAGCAGTAATTCCTTATTTTTCTAAAATGATTGCTCGTCAAAATTGGCAGGAAGTCAATCGTACTCTCAGGCAATATATGAGGGCAATTTTTTTGGTAACAGTTCCTTTAGCATTATTATTTATTATATTTTCCAAGCCGCTAGTTCAACTAGTTTTTCAAAGAGGATCTTTTACCGCAGAAGATACACTTATAGTATCCCAAATTCAGTCTTTATATGCTATAAAAATACCTTTTTATTTGGGCGATCTTTTATTGCTAAGAGTCATTAGTACTATGAGCAAGAATCATATATTGTCCTGGGTATCGGCATTTAATTTATTAGTCAATATCGTACTAAACTACATTTTCATGCAATGGATTGGAGTCAAAGGAATTGCCTTGTCTACTAGCTGCGTTTATGTTTTTTCTTTTTTGATATTAGGTGTTTTTGTTAGTCGTCAGCTAAAAAAATACGAGCAAATTTAA
- a CDS encoding DUF4832 domain-containing protein, with product MSFFEKYISFCLSLLLSIFVGSCQTASSSTATAIVVYQPSNRDFPNPERGLFVRYSPLGINPRPSLQLAQLEKLRQENITLARRIYLISKFREKPLSQTFLNKAEADLATARKAGIKIILRFSYNWLGGGPDAAKERILAHQEQLKPLLADNYDVIAYMEAGFIGYWGEWNRSSNHLRLDPQARKEILFNALTVLPTQRMVALRYTYYKRDALNSNLPLTSKQAFNGSRQARIGAHNDCFLANLDNRGTYNSQDPKAIDWQKNYLNRDNRYLVQGGELCHPEPDNPYDDCPVALQELARMRWSALNVDHNDARVTLANWIEEGCFEEIKKRLGYRFRLVRSEIPISVKRGEAFTLKFEIANDGWASPFNARKLEIILRDRRTGVEYYFPVREDPRRWLPEKKHEINVVAAIPYDIDPGIYEVLLNLPDPSLKLYNRSEYSIRLANRKVWEQTTGYNSLLANIKIDEQKKRIKTQVDFFQLRQQQPSIPVIAD from the coding sequence ATGAGCTTTTTTGAGAAATATATTAGTTTTTGTCTGAGTTTATTACTTTCAATATTTGTTGGTAGCTGTCAAACAGCTAGTTCGTCAACCGCAACTGCTATAGTTGTCTATCAACCTAGCAATCGCGATTTTCCCAACCCAGAACGAGGGCTTTTTGTTCGATATTCTCCTTTGGGAATTAATCCGCGTCCTTCATTACAGCTTGCTCAACTTGAAAAGCTGCGACAAGAAAATATTACTTTAGCTCGTCGTATTTATCTAATTTCAAAATTTAGAGAAAAGCCACTGTCTCAGACTTTTTTAAATAAGGCCGAGGCAGATTTGGCAACTGCCAGGAAAGCTGGAATAAAAATTATTTTACGATTTTCGTACAACTGGTTGGGAGGTGGTCCAGATGCGGCTAAAGAAAGAATTTTGGCTCATCAAGAACAGCTAAAACCCCTTTTAGCAGATAACTATGATGTTATTGCCTATATGGAAGCTGGCTTTATCGGTTATTGGGGAGAGTGGAATCGCTCGTCAAATCATTTGCGTTTAGATCCTCAAGCTAGAAAAGAAATTCTATTTAATGCTCTAACTGTATTGCCTACCCAACGTATGGTGGCTCTCCGCTATACATATTATAAAAGAGATGCTTTAAATTCAAATCTACCTCTTACTTCCAAGCAAGCTTTTAATGGTTCCAGGCAGGCCAGAATTGGAGCGCACAACGATTGTTTTTTAGCGAACTTAGACAATCGAGGAACATACAACAGTCAAGATCCTAAAGCTATTGATTGGCAAAAAAACTATTTAAATCGTGATAATCGTTATCTAGTTCAGGGTGGTGAGCTTTGTCATCCCGAACCTGACAATCCTTACGATGATTGCCCAGTAGCTCTACAAGAACTAGCAAGAATGCGCTGGAGTGCTTTAAACGTCGATCATAATGATGCCAGAGTAACTCTAGCAAATTGGATTGAAGAAGGGTGTTTTGAAGAAATTAAGAAGCGTTTGGGCTATCGCTTTAGGCTAGTTAGATCTGAAATACCTATAAGTGTCAAACGAGGCGAAGCTTTTACTCTAAAATTTGAAATTGCCAATGATGGTTGGGCTAGTCCCTTTAATGCCCGAAAACTAGAAATTATTTTGCGCGATCGCCGCACGGGAGTAGAATACTATTTTCCCGTGAGAGAAGATCCTCGCCGCTGGCTTCCTGAAAAAAAACACGAGATAAATGTCGTAGCAGCAATTCCCTATGACATCGATCCAGGAATATATGAAGTACTGTTGAACTTACCCGATCCAAGTCTCAAATTATACAATCGCTCGGAATATTCAATTAGACTTGCAAATCGCAAAGTTTGGGAACAGACTACTGGTTACAATTCTTTATTAGCAAACATCAAGATCGACGAACAAAAAAAACGAATCAAAACTCAGGTAGATTTTTTTCAATTACGTCAGCAGCAACCCTCAATCCCGGTCATTGCTGATTGA
- a CDS encoding nucleoside-diphosphate sugar epimerase/dehydratase, translated as MIDKKFLYKKILRVRNRHLFIIDAFIFSFIPIIALYIRLDGSVDLERYSGITQTIVLFVIVKLIILGRFGFYQYYWRYASAEELLRTTVLMVSATVVQTGIFGTLYLLNIFSIDTLPRSLPILDGLLSLIAVGGIRFSVRLIEETNRKRKEFNLGDRVLVVGAGNAGVSIVQEMLRSKHLGLHPVAFIDDDPKKINLRICGLPVVGNRHQIPAWVNHLNIRKVIIAMPTASGAVLREIVDVCQANEIKTSTVPGVHELLSGNFRLGSIREVKIEDLLRREAIQTDIQEVFKLLMGKRVLITGAGGSIGSELCRQTLKAWPAEIILLGHGENSVFNIAQELKQILQTLDPEGKTNRQLPKLTTFIADLRFFSRLEYAFEQYQPDIVFHAAAHKHVPLMELNAPESITNNIQGTKNLLDLSVRHNVKQFVMISTDKVVNPTNVMGASKRVAEMLVLKTARITGKPFTVVRFGNVLGSRGSVIPTFRKQIAAGGPVTVTHPEMCRYFMTIPEAVQLVLQASTIATGGEIFMLNMGRPVKIVDLAKDLIRLSGYDIGRDIEIVFTGLRPGEKLREELLLPGEQYDATEHEKILAVHNADRAIPEEFDLEFDLNVKLLGEAAAINDTRLIILLLKQLVSGYKPESQKTTSQLQYIGEGHDDSLKQKNISQ; from the coding sequence ATGATTGATAAAAAATTTTTGTACAAGAAAATTTTACGGGTAAGAAATCGGCATCTTTTTATTATTGATGCGTTCATTTTTAGTTTTATACCTATAATTGCTCTGTATATCCGTTTGGATGGCTCCGTAGACTTAGAACGTTACTCAGGTATAACACAGACAATTGTGCTGTTTGTAATTGTCAAATTAATAATTCTCGGTAGATTTGGTTTTTATCAATATTACTGGCGGTATGCCAGTGCCGAAGAATTGCTAAGGACTACAGTGTTAATGGTTAGTGCCACAGTTGTTCAAACTGGAATATTTGGCACTTTATATCTGTTAAATATCTTTTCGATCGATACTCTACCGCGCTCTCTGCCAATTCTCGATGGCTTACTTAGCTTGATTGCGGTTGGAGGCATTCGCTTTAGTGTTCGATTAATTGAGGAAACCAACCGCAAACGTAAAGAATTTAATTTAGGCGATCGCGTTTTGGTTGTCGGTGCTGGAAATGCAGGAGTTTCCATAGTTCAAGAAATGCTACGGAGTAAGCATCTAGGTCTTCATCCCGTGGCATTTATCGATGACGATCCCAAAAAAATTAACTTGCGTATCTGTGGACTGCCCGTTGTTGGCAACCGCCATCAAATTCCAGCCTGGGTCAATCATTTAAATATTCGTAAAGTGATTATCGCCATGCCAACGGCTTCAGGTGCAGTACTGCGAGAAATTGTAGATGTTTGTCAGGCTAATGAAATTAAAACCAGTACCGTACCTGGAGTTCACGAACTTCTCAGCGGTAACTTTCGCCTGGGTAGTATACGAGAAGTAAAGATTGAAGACCTTCTAAGACGCGAAGCAATCCAAACTGATATCCAGGAAGTTTTCAAACTTTTGATGGGAAAAAGAGTACTTATTACTGGTGCCGGGGGATCGATTGGTAGCGAACTCTGTCGCCAAACTTTGAAAGCCTGGCCTGCGGAGATAATTCTTCTAGGACACGGTGAAAATTCGGTATTTAATATCGCGCAGGAACTAAAGCAAATTTTACAGACCCTCGACCCAGAGGGCAAAACTAATCGACAGTTACCAAAACTAACAACTTTCATTGCCGATCTGCGATTTTTCTCACGATTAGAGTATGCTTTCGAGCAGTATCAGCCTGACATTGTTTTTCACGCTGCCGCTCACAAACACGTTCCCTTAATGGAGTTAAATGCTCCAGAATCAATTACCAACAACATACAGGGAACTAAAAATTTACTCGATCTGAGCGTGCGCCATAACGTCAAGCAATTTGTAATGATTTCGACGGATAAAGTAGTCAATCCAACGAATGTAATGGGAGCTAGCAAACGAGTTGCCGAAATGTTGGTGCTTAAAACCGCTCGTATTACTGGCAAACCATTTACCGTAGTACGCTTTGGTAACGTGCTTGGTAGTAGAGGCAGCGTAATTCCTACCTTTAGAAAGCAAATTGCTGCGGGTGGACCCGTAACCGTTACTCATCCTGAAATGTGTCGTTATTTTATGACGATTCCCGAAGCAGTGCAGTTGGTTTTACAAGCTTCAACTATCGCTACTGGAGGGGAAATTTTTATGCTCAATATGGGACGACCCGTTAAAATCGTAGATTTGGCTAAAGATTTGATCCGTCTGTCGGGATACGATATTGGTAGAGACATTGAAATCGTATTTACAGGATTACGTCCTGGAGAAAAACTGCGCGAAGAACTATTGTTACCAGGGGAACAATACGATGCAACCGAGCACGAAAAAATTCTGGCAGTACACAATGCCGACCGAGCAATTCCAGAAGAGTTCGATTTAGAATTCGATCTCAACGTCAAACTTCTTGGTGAAGCAGCTGCGATTAACGATACTCGTTTAATTATTTTGTTGCTCAAACAACTGGTGTCTGGATACAAACCAGAAAGCCAAAAAACTACGTCTCAGCTACAATACATTGGCGAAGGTCACGACGATTCTTTAAAGCAGAAAAATATTTCTCAATAA
- a CDS encoding helix-turn-helix transcriptional regulator, translating to MTRPKKYQPQTTNSPFKKFRLAAKLSQEQLAREIGVAVSTIRRWEKGQAEPTMTIAQMRAFCQAIDRDFEKLPNSLLPSANHQTENN from the coding sequence ATGACCAGACCTAAAAAGTATCAACCTCAAACAACAAATTCTCCGTTCAAAAAATTTAGATTGGCAGCCAAACTTTCTCAAGAACAGCTAGCTAGAGAAATAGGCGTAGCTGTTTCGACTATTCGCCGCTGGGAAAAAGGGCAAGCCGAGCCAACAATGACGATTGCTCAAATGAGAGCTTTTTGTCAGGCAATCGATCGAGATTTTGAAAAACTACCCAACTCTTTATTACCATCAGCGAATCATCAAACAGAGAATAATTAA
- a CDS encoding 1-acyl-sn-glycerol-3-phosphate acyltransferase has product METKAREPTKNLILYYFLKWSLVSPLLHVYFRGKIYGARNIPGTGGAIIVSNHASYFDPPILANCVNRPVAFMAKSELFKVPVLKQVMSLYGAYPVNRRASDRRAIRMAMSAIERGWLVGIFLQGTRTKDAKIVNPKLGAALIAAKTGVPLIPVSLWGTEQILNSNLPIPNPTPVTIRIGDAIAPPQSTDKVELQQITARCAATINSLHSLGR; this is encoded by the coding sequence GTGGAAACGAAAGCTAGAGAACCTACTAAAAATTTAATATTGTATTACTTCCTTAAATGGTCGTTAGTTAGTCCGCTGTTACACGTCTATTTTCGAGGCAAAATTTACGGAGCGCGAAATATACCTGGAACTGGAGGAGCGATTATCGTTAGCAACCACGCCAGCTATTTCGATCCTCCGATTTTAGCTAACTGTGTGAATCGTCCTGTTGCCTTTATGGCAAAATCAGAGTTATTTAAAGTACCTGTTTTAAAACAGGTGATGTCACTCTACGGAGCTTATCCAGTTAATCGCCGTGCTAGCGATCGCCGCGCAATTCGCATGGCAATGAGTGCGATCGAACGTGGTTGGTTGGTAGGAATTTTTTTGCAGGGTACGCGCACCAAAGATGCCAAAATTGTCAATCCCAAATTAGGAGCGGCATTAATAGCAGCTAAAACGGGGGTTCCTTTAATTCCAGTAAGTCTTTGGGGAACCGAACAAATTTTAAATTCTAATCTGCCAATACCCAACCCTACACCAGTGACTATTCGTATTGGCGATGCAATTGCTCCTCCTCAATCTACTGATAAAGTTGAGTTGCAGCAAATAACTGCTCGCTGTGCGGCTACAATTAACTCGCTACATAGTCTGGGAAGATAA